From Draconibacterium halophilum, one genomic window encodes:
- a CDS encoding sigma-54 interaction domain-containing protein — MEIQAIKQRFGIIGNAAGIIRSIEVAVQVAPTDLSVLVTGESGVGKEIFPQIIHQFSTRKHGKYIAVNCGAIPEGTIDSELFGHEKGAFTGALADRKGYFQEADNGTIFLDEIGELPLSTQVRLLRVLETGEFMKVGSSQVIKTNVRVVAATNINIPKAIEEGKFREDLFYRLNTVPIAVPPLRERPDDTILLFRKFARDFAEKYRMPPVRLDEEARALLVNYRWPGNIRQLKNITEQISIIEQERDITADALRPYLPVGGGANLPALLAREEDNKSFANEREILYKVLFDMKNDVNDLKKLVLDLMENRDAPISGDQAQIIRNLYNTDDGNFVAKEQMSNPIHISSVDKDNIQDTEEFVEESLSLADKEIELIQKALEKHRGKRKYAAQELGISERTLYRKIKEYDIKG; from the coding sequence ATGGAAATACAAGCAATAAAACAAAGATTTGGAATAATAGGAAACGCCGCCGGAATAATCCGCTCGATTGAAGTCGCCGTTCAAGTGGCACCAACGGATTTGTCGGTTTTGGTAACCGGAGAAAGTGGTGTTGGTAAGGAAATATTCCCGCAAATTATACATCAGTTTTCTACCCGTAAGCATGGAAAATACATTGCCGTAAACTGTGGCGCTATTCCTGAGGGAACGATCGATTCGGAATTATTCGGGCACGAAAAGGGAGCATTTACCGGAGCACTTGCCGACCGGAAAGGATATTTCCAGGAAGCTGACAACGGAACAATTTTTTTGGATGAAATTGGTGAGTTGCCTTTGTCTACTCAGGTGCGATTGCTGCGTGTGCTGGAAACCGGCGAATTTATGAAAGTTGGATCCTCGCAGGTAATAAAAACCAATGTTCGGGTAGTTGCAGCAACCAACATAAATATTCCGAAAGCAATTGAAGAAGGAAAGTTTCGTGAGGATTTGTTTTACCGTTTAAATACAGTGCCCATTGCAGTTCCTCCATTGCGCGAGCGACCTGATGATACGATTTTGTTGTTTCGTAAATTTGCACGCGATTTTGCCGAAAAATACAGGATGCCACCTGTTCGTTTAGATGAAGAAGCCCGCGCGCTTTTAGTAAATTATCGTTGGCCGGGAAACATTCGGCAGTTAAAGAATATTACCGAACAGATATCGATAATTGAACAGGAGCGGGATATTACGGCTGATGCCTTACGTCCGTATTTGCCCGTTGGCGGAGGAGCTAATTTGCCGGCTTTGCTGGCAAGGGAGGAGGATAATAAATCGTTTGCCAACGAACGCGAAATATTGTATAAAGTTCTTTTTGATATGAAGAACGATGTGAATGACCTGAAAAAACTGGTGCTGGATTTAATGGAAAACCGCGACGCGCCAATTTCCGGCGATCAGGCACAAATAATCAGGAATTTGTACAATACCGACGATGGTAATTTTGTGGCAAAAGAACAGATGTCGAATCCAATACACATTTCCTCGGTTGATAAAGATAATATTCAGGATACAGAGGAATTTGTTGAAGAATCGCTTTCTTTGGCCGATAAAGAAATTGAGTTGATTCAGAAAGCACTGGAGAAACACCGCGGGAAAAGAAAATATGCCGCTCAGGAATTGGGAATTTCAGAACGGACATTGTACCGCAAAATTAAAGAATACGATATTAAGGGATAG
- the kdsB gene encoding 3-deoxy-manno-octulosonate cytidylyltransferase, translated as MNFIGIIPARYQSSRFPGKPLAKIKDKPMIQWVYENASKALPYVCVATDDNRIFDAVKSFGGEVVKTLPTHQSGTDRCAEAALKIAQNRDFDIVVNIQGDEPFVKPEQIELLKSCFESETEIATLVKKVDSEDELFNPNRPKVVLDKNDFAMYFSRSPIPFFRGEENKKWVTKHSFWSHIGMYAFKAEVLQEITRLSQGELELAESLEQLRWLENGFKIKTAETTSATIGIDTPEDLEAALQLF; from the coding sequence ATGAACTTCATTGGAATTATACCTGCACGCTATCAATCATCGAGATTTCCGGGAAAGCCGCTGGCAAAAATTAAGGACAAACCCATGATTCAGTGGGTTTACGAAAATGCATCAAAAGCACTTCCTTATGTATGCGTTGCTACCGATGACAATCGTATTTTCGATGCAGTAAAATCATTTGGCGGCGAGGTGGTAAAAACACTTCCAACGCACCAAAGCGGCACCGACCGCTGTGCAGAGGCGGCATTAAAAATCGCCCAAAACCGCGACTTCGATATTGTTGTAAACATCCAGGGAGATGAACCTTTTGTAAAACCTGAACAAATAGAACTGCTTAAATCGTGTTTTGAAAGCGAAACAGAAATTGCAACGCTGGTAAAAAAAGTAGATTCGGAAGATGAACTTTTTAATCCGAACCGCCCTAAAGTGGTGCTCGACAAAAATGATTTTGCAATGTATTTTAGTCGTTCGCCCATACCATTCTTCCGTGGAGAAGAGAATAAAAAGTGGGTAACAAAACATTCATTCTGGAGCCACATCGGGATGTATGCTTTTAAAGCAGAAGTGCTACAGGAAATCACCCGGCTTTCGCAAGGAGAACTGGAGCTGGCCGAATCGCTGGAACAATTGCGCTGGCTCGAAAACGGATTCAAAATAAAAACGGCAGAAACAACTTCTGCCACCATCGGGATTGATACACCCGAAGATTTAGAAGCCGCGTTGCAACTGTTTTAA
- a CDS encoding T9SS type A sorting domain-containing protein, with product MKYIILLFLTLFIASQSFAQDPGFTTFQNEKDTTKDVKVYPNPCKNNKVTIDYSSKDISEIRLTNITGKQVYLKEYDFPTPKIQLQLNEIPNGIYLIQITTTDNKRTVKKLMISRN from the coding sequence ATGAAATATATTATACTTCTCTTTCTTACCTTATTTATTGCATCACAGTCTTTTGCGCAAGACCCGGGATTCACTACATTTCAAAATGAAAAAGACACAACAAAAGATGTAAAAGTCTACCCAAATCCTTGTAAAAATAATAAGGTTACCATCGATTATTCGTCAAAAGACATCAGCGAAATTCGTCTTACAAATATTACTGGCAAACAGGTTTATTTGAAAGAGTATGACTTCCCTACTCCAAAAATACAGCTGCAACTTAACGAAATTCCAAACGGTATTTACCTTATTCAAATCACAACAACGGATAATAAACGCACCGTAAAAAAGCTGATGATATCAAGGAATTAA
- a CDS encoding phospholipase D-like domain-containing protein — MKISTFILFLFISVELLAQTSINEARQEPIRSRVTVSGIITNGAELGPIRYIQDDSGGIGIYDNDNLSGIQRGDSITVTGELYDFNSLLEISPVASFSVHASGQQLPAPQEISVIDISEDYEAELVRINNVEIVNAGGQFAGNENYSFTDGNETAELRINASSPLVGQAIPTGTFDLVSICSQYYSTYQLLPRDADDFIFDTNIQLTTALEAVETTTSSITVEWNTDVDGSSEIRYGSIMEESALTAYASGQSAVSSDEYTHQAKVTGLESSEIVYIQAFSVNEGDTAFSAIGAFVSNSNSSGDIKVYFNTEIDETYAETTVAPNIDDFMADTLAAYISRANESIDFCIYNINNSKISDALNAAYDRGVTIRFITCESTSHASVYDLNDNIPVLERPELNEGGIMHNKFIVFDANSANANAAWVWSGSTNLTPDQLTHDSNNMIFIQDQSLAKVYQVEFEEMWGSNTMQPDAENAKFGADKIKNTPHQLLIGGKLVSCYFSPSDNTNQQLINSINTADFGLDIETMLMTRSDLANAIIDAYNRGVNVNVLMEEENEYTPSFLGSTLPDNKYVLDDAAGMLHHKVALIDANNADSDPQVITGSHNWSNSANDRNDENTLIVHDADIANQYYQQFAYRFQLNNGSLVLSTKIIQSTSIKVYPNPTKGRLAINADRAIARISIFNSTGSKIAELLPNENTAEFNLPSNSSGLFLLKVELNNGDYNTYKILKK, encoded by the coding sequence GTGAAAATCTCTACATTCATTTTATTTCTTTTTATAAGCGTTGAGCTGCTGGCTCAAACAAGTATTAACGAGGCACGCCAGGAACCAATCCGGTCGAGAGTTACTGTATCCGGAATAATAACTAACGGCGCCGAACTTGGCCCCATTAGATATATTCAAGATGATTCCGGGGGAATTGGCATATACGATAATGATAATCTATCTGGGATACAACGCGGAGATTCCATTACTGTAACCGGCGAATTATATGATTTTAACAGCCTGCTGGAAATTAGTCCGGTTGCCAGTTTTTCTGTTCACGCATCGGGACAGCAGCTACCTGCACCACAGGAAATCAGCGTCATAGATATCAGTGAAGATTACGAAGCAGAACTGGTTCGCATCAATAATGTTGAAATTGTAAACGCAGGCGGTCAGTTTGCCGGCAACGAAAACTACTCGTTTACCGACGGTAATGAAACCGCAGAATTACGGATTAACGCAAGCAGCCCGCTTGTTGGGCAGGCTATCCCAACCGGCACATTCGACCTGGTTTCCATTTGCTCGCAGTATTACTCTACGTATCAACTCCTTCCGCGCGATGCCGACGATTTTATTTTCGATACCAACATCCAGCTTACCACAGCACTTGAAGCTGTTGAAACCACAACAAGCTCGATTACCGTTGAATGGAACACCGATGTGGATGGCAGTTCTGAAATCCGCTACGGATCAATCATGGAGGAATCAGCCTTAACAGCTTATGCAAGTGGCCAGTCAGCGGTTAGTTCAGATGAATATACCCACCAGGCAAAGGTTACAGGGTTGGAAAGTTCGGAGATCGTTTATATCCAGGCTTTTTCGGTTAACGAAGGCGATACCGCATTTTCTGCCATCGGTGCCTTTGTAAGCAATTCAAATTCTTCGGGAGATATAAAAGTTTACTTCAATACCGAAATTGATGAAACATATGCCGAGACAACCGTTGCCCCCAACATTGACGATTTTATGGCCGACACACTGGCTGCCTACATTAGCAGGGCTAATGAATCAATCGATTTTTGTATTTACAACATCAACAATTCAAAAATATCGGATGCACTGAATGCCGCTTACGACCGCGGCGTTACAATTCGTTTTATCACTTGCGAATCTACCAGCCATGCTAGTGTTTACGATTTAAATGATAATATCCCTGTGTTGGAACGACCGGAACTAAATGAAGGTGGAATAATGCACAACAAATTTATCGTCTTCGATGCAAATTCTGCAAACGCCAACGCGGCCTGGGTTTGGTCTGGATCGACAAACCTTACGCCAGATCAGCTAACACACGACAGCAACAATATGATCTTTATTCAAGACCAGTCGCTGGCAAAAGTTTACCAGGTAGAATTTGAAGAAATGTGGGGAAGCAACACCATGCAGCCGGATGCTGAAAATGCAAAATTCGGAGCGGATAAAATTAAGAATACACCACACCAGCTACTGATTGGAGGCAAACTTGTTTCCTGCTATTTCAGTCCATCCGACAATACAAATCAGCAACTAATAAACTCAATAAACACAGCCGACTTTGGGTTGGATATTGAAACGATGTTGATGACTCGATCTGATTTAGCCAATGCAATAATCGATGCGTACAACCGTGGTGTTAATGTTAATGTTTTAATGGAGGAAGAAAATGAATATACTCCTTCGTTTCTGGGAAGCACGCTGCCCGACAATAAATATGTTCTTGATGATGCCGCTGGCATGTTGCACCACAAAGTTGCACTAATTGATGCCAACAATGCTGATTCTGATCCGCAGGTTATAACCGGCAGCCACAACTGGAGTAATTCGGCCAATGACCGAAACGATGAAAATACACTGATTGTTCACGATGCTGATATTGCCAACCAATATTACCAGCAGTTTGCATACCGGTTCCAACTAAACAATGGTAGCCTGGTTTTATCCACTAAAATAATACAATCAACTTCGATTAAGGTATATCCCAACCCAACCAAAGGAAGATTGGCAATAAATGCAGACAGAGCCATTGCCAGAATTTCAATTTTCAACAGCACCGGTTCAAAAATTGCCGAATTACTTCCAAATGAAAATACTGCAGAATTTAATCTGCCAAGTAATTCATCCGGTCTTTTTCTGCTTAAAGTGGAATTAAACAACGGTGATTATAACACCTATAAAATCTTGAAAAAATAA
- a CDS encoding aldo/keto reductase, producing the protein MTNRRSFLKSLAGATAGISLASGTMATEQETGDRLGEVLPKRKLGRTGEQVTMLGTGGYHIGWTTERDAQEVIEASLEGGVRFFDTAESYSSGTSEERYGKFLTPKYRDLIFLMTKSTGRDAKAVQEHLEGSLRRLKVDQIDLYQVHAIQTPEDVDNRINNGVLDVLLKAKQDGKIKYLGFTGHQNPFAHTQMLEQTKTSDIFDALLMPVNLLDASYFSFIENVMPKALDRNMGVLAMKSLADGRFFSTKKEANWTSEDPVIPNYVSIKEAMHFVWSLPVSVLISGNENATYMREKIALARSFAKLSEAEKQNLIDKVKPLALSGEIEYFKQKEV; encoded by the coding sequence ATGACCAACAGGAGATCATTTTTAAAATCGCTTGCAGGAGCTACTGCAGGAATTAGCCTGGCATCAGGGACCATGGCAACCGAACAAGAAACGGGTGACAGATTAGGTGAGGTGCTGCCAAAAAGAAAACTAGGAAGAACCGGTGAGCAAGTTACCATGCTTGGCACAGGCGGCTACCACATTGGATGGACCACCGAACGAGATGCACAAGAAGTAATAGAAGCATCACTTGAAGGCGGTGTTCGATTCTTCGACACAGCAGAAAGTTATTCCAGCGGAACAAGCGAAGAGCGTTATGGGAAATTCCTTACGCCAAAATACCGCGACCTGATTTTCCTGATGACAAAATCAACAGGACGCGATGCAAAAGCAGTACAAGAACACCTGGAGGGTTCGTTGCGAAGACTAAAAGTTGACCAGATTGACCTTTACCAGGTTCACGCTATACAAACCCCCGAAGATGTAGACAACAGAATTAACAATGGTGTTTTGGATGTGCTTTTAAAAGCCAAACAAGATGGGAAAATTAAATACCTGGGATTTACGGGCCATCAAAATCCTTTTGCCCACACACAAATGCTCGAACAAACTAAAACAAGTGATATTTTCGACGCATTACTAATGCCGGTAAACCTGCTTGATGCATCTTATTTTAGTTTTATTGAGAACGTTATGCCAAAGGCTTTGGACCGCAACATGGGAGTTTTAGCTATGAAATCGCTGGCTGACGGAAGATTCTTTTCAACAAAGAAAGAAGCGAACTGGACATCTGAAGACCCTGTAATTCCGAACTATGTAAGCATAAAAGAAGCCATGCACTTTGTTTGGTCGCTACCGGTTTCGGTATTGATATCGGGTAACGAGAACGCAACATACATGCGTGAAAAGATAGCGCTGGCGCGTTCGTTTGCAAAATTATCGGAAGCAGAAAAACAAAACCTTATCGACAAAGTAAAACCTCTTGCGCTATCCGGAGAAATTGAATATTTTAAGCAAAAAGAGGTATGA
- the lepA gene encoding translation elongation factor 4 — protein MEKIRNFCIIAHIDHGKSTLADRLLEHTHTVTEREMHDQVLDSMDLEQERGITIKSHAIQMDYVHEGEPYKLNLIDTPGHVDFSYEVSRSIAACEGALLIIDSTQGIQAQTISNLYLAIEHDLEIIPVLNKMDLPNAMPEVVEDQIIDLIGCKREDIIRASGKTGEGIQDILDHIIYKIPHPKGDAKAPLQALIFDSVFNSFRGIIAYFKIQNGEIRKKDLVKFVATGKQYNADEVGVLKLSMQPRDVLGPGAVGYIISGIKTAKEVKVGDTITHVANPCDKAIEGFEEVKPMVFAGVYPIDADDYEDLRNAMDKLQLNDASLTFEPEASAALGFGFRCGFLGLLHMEIIQERLEREFDMNVITTVPNVSYLAHLTDGSDLTVYNPSGMPASTTVEEIEEPYIRANIITASEFIGPVMTLCLDKRGELISQNYLTAERAELVFNLPLGEIVFDFYDKLKSISKGYASFDYHMSGYKPAKLVRLDILLNGEMVDALSTLIHFDNAYTFGRRMCEKLKELIPRQQFDIAIQAAIGAKIIARETVKAVRKDVTAKCYGGDITRKRKLLEKQKKGKKRMKQVGNVEVPQKAFLAVLKLD, from the coding sequence ATGGAGAAAATTAGAAACTTTTGCATCATAGCACACATCGATCACGGAAAGAGTACATTGGCTGACCGCCTTTTGGAACATACCCATACGGTTACCGAACGTGAAATGCACGATCAGGTACTCGATAGTATGGATCTGGAACAGGAGCGAGGAATTACCATAAAAAGCCACGCTATTCAGATGGATTACGTGCACGAGGGCGAGCCATATAAATTAAATTTGATCGATACTCCGGGACACGTGGATTTTTCGTACGAGGTTTCGAGATCGATTGCCGCTTGCGAAGGCGCTTTGTTGATTATCGATTCAACACAGGGAATTCAGGCACAAACCATCTCGAACTTATACCTGGCCATTGAACACGACCTGGAAATTATTCCTGTACTTAATAAAATGGATCTACCCAACGCCATGCCCGAAGTTGTAGAGGATCAAATTATCGATTTGATTGGTTGCAAGCGGGAAGATATTATTCGGGCCAGCGGAAAAACAGGCGAAGGAATTCAGGACATTCTGGATCATATTATTTATAAGATACCACATCCGAAAGGCGATGCGAAAGCACCATTACAGGCATTAATCTTTGATTCGGTTTTTAACTCGTTTCGTGGAATTATTGCTTATTTTAAAATTCAGAATGGTGAGATTCGGAAAAAAGACCTGGTGAAATTTGTGGCCACCGGGAAACAATACAATGCCGACGAAGTAGGTGTGTTAAAACTCAGCATGCAACCACGCGATGTACTGGGCCCAGGTGCGGTTGGGTACATAATTTCGGGAATTAAAACAGCCAAAGAGGTTAAAGTTGGTGACACTATTACCCATGTGGCAAACCCCTGCGATAAAGCCATTGAAGGTTTTGAGGAAGTTAAACCGATGGTTTTTGCCGGCGTTTACCCAATTGACGCTGATGATTACGAAGACCTACGCAATGCAATGGACAAATTGCAGCTAAACGATGCATCCTTAACATTTGAGCCGGAAGCTTCGGCAGCGCTTGGATTTGGATTTCGCTGCGGTTTCTTGGGCTTATTGCACATGGAAATTATTCAGGAACGATTGGAACGCGAGTTCGATATGAACGTTATTACAACGGTACCCAACGTTTCGTACCTGGCACACCTTACCGACGGAAGCGATTTGACCGTTTACAATCCTTCGGGAATGCCGGCTTCTACAACGGTTGAAGAAATAGAAGAACCATACATCAGGGCAAATATTATTACGGCATCGGAATTTATCGGGCCGGTAATGACATTGTGTCTCGACAAACGTGGCGAACTGATCAGCCAGAATTACCTGACAGCCGAGCGCGCCGAACTTGTTTTCAACCTTCCTTTAGGTGAAATCGTATTCGACTTTTACGACAAACTAAAAAGTATATCAAAAGGTTATGCTTCTTTTGATTACCACATGAGTGGTTACAAACCAGCCAAACTTGTGCGATTAGATATATTGTTGAACGGAGAAATGGTTGATGCATTGTCGACATTAATTCACTTCGATAATGCTTATACGTTTGGACGCCGGATGTGCGAAAAGCTGAAAGAGCTGATTCCGAGACAACAGTTCGACATCGCCATTCAGGCAGCTATAGGTGCAAAAATTATTGCCCGCGAAACTGTTAAAGCTGTACGAAAAGATGTAACAGCAAAATGTTATGGTGGCGATATCACGCGCAAACGAAAACTGTTGGAGAAGCAGAAAAAAGGAAAGAAACGAATGAAACAAGTGGGTAATGTTGAAGTACCTCAAAAAGCTTTCCTTGCCGTACTGAAACTGGATTAA
- the rprY gene encoding response regulator transcription factor RprY — translation MEQKTKLLLAEDDENLGLLLKEYLVAKGYDAELYPDGEAAYKGFMKEHFDICVLDVMMPKKDGFTLAKDIRIINADIPIIFLTAKNMKDDVLEGFQLGADDYITKPFSMEELIMRLEAILRRTSQEGQASAQQVFTLGKFTFDTRKQTLTEGENTVKLTTKESDLLKLLCQNANKVLERNYALKSIWIDDNYFNARSMDVYITKLRKHLKEEPTVEIINVHGKGYKLIV, via the coding sequence ATGGAACAAAAAACAAAATTATTACTGGCAGAAGACGACGAGAATTTAGGCTTGTTGCTAAAAGAATATTTAGTTGCAAAAGGGTACGATGCAGAACTTTACCCCGATGGTGAAGCGGCTTACAAAGGTTTTATGAAAGAGCATTTTGACATTTGTGTTTTGGATGTGATGATGCCCAAAAAAGATGGATTTACACTGGCAAAAGATATACGCATTATAAATGCCGACATTCCGATTATCTTCTTGACAGCGAAAAACATGAAAGACGATGTACTCGAAGGTTTTCAGCTGGGGGCCGACGATTATATTACGAAGCCTTTTAGTATGGAAGAACTGATTATGCGTTTGGAGGCGATTTTGCGTCGTACTTCGCAAGAAGGACAAGCCAGCGCTCAGCAGGTTTTTACGCTAGGAAAATTTACTTTCGATACCAGAAAGCAGACGCTTACTGAAGGCGAAAATACGGTAAAACTAACGACAAAAGAATCGGATCTGTTGAAGTTGCTTTGCCAGAATGCAAACAAAGTGCTGGAAAGAAATTACGCCTTAAAGTCGATTTGGATAGATGATAATTATTTTAATGCACGTAGTATGGATGTTTATATTACCAAATTACGCAAGCACTTAAAAGAAGAACCTACAGTGGAAATTATAAATGTACACGGTAAAGGTTATAAACTGATTGTTTGA
- a CDS encoding sensor histidine kinase, protein MSRKMLITLIVLMAVVLSGLILVQGSMIKSASDIREEQFNQLVANALDMVAVQLDLDEQRLAREYASRGIIPGQKNNPDEFSNVFPRNSMAQATVSFQLSYSQGNVYGQMEENYKADVADSLKVSAISQMQRFLEESLEQERRRQQWLRDADWKNYEILLEDRSIEERIDSARLELFLKNALAQTEIDLDYKYAIKNSTLGKDRIIFGDKEYEPGNKMKEYPQLLFQSDYSGSKPNYLNIYFPERRKYLVKQTGLTIIPTFILTGLLIAIFAYALMVIMRQKKLSNIKNDFINNMTHELKTPISTISLASQMLQDGSVTNTPSIIAHVSNVINQESKRLGFQVEKVLQMAVFNEGRLKLKFREFDVNKMVKTVTANFELRVNNKNGTLHTEISADRAHIKGDEVHITNVIFNLLDNAMKYSKEIPEIWVKTENRKDQVLISVQDNGIGIAKEHQDQIFDRFYRVPTGNVHDVKGFGLGLSYVKKIIDLHNGTIKVESALNKGTTFKIYFPQISN, encoded by the coding sequence ATGAGTCGTAAAATGCTAATAACATTAATTGTGTTGATGGCGGTTGTGCTGTCGGGGTTGATATTGGTCCAGGGATCGATGATCAAATCAGCATCTGATATTAGGGAAGAGCAGTTTAACCAGTTAGTGGCTAATGCATTAGATATGGTTGCGGTGCAGTTAGATTTGGATGAACAGCGACTGGCACGCGAATATGCAAGCCGCGGAATAATACCGGGACAGAAAAATAACCCAGATGAATTTAGTAACGTTTTTCCACGAAATAGCATGGCGCAAGCAACGGTAAGTTTTCAGCTCAGCTATTCTCAGGGTAACGTTTACGGGCAGATGGAAGAAAACTATAAAGCTGATGTGGCCGACTCGTTAAAAGTTAGTGCCATTTCGCAAATGCAACGATTTCTTGAGGAAAGCCTTGAGCAAGAGCGAAGAAGGCAGCAGTGGCTTCGTGATGCTGATTGGAAAAACTACGAGATTTTATTAGAAGACAGATCTATTGAAGAACGAATTGATTCTGCACGATTGGAATTATTTCTGAAAAACGCATTAGCACAAACCGAAATCGATCTGGACTATAAGTATGCCATCAAAAATTCAACTTTGGGAAAAGACCGGATAATTTTTGGTGACAAAGAATATGAACCCGGTAATAAAATGAAAGAATATCCGCAGTTACTTTTTCAAAGCGATTACAGCGGGTCAAAACCAAATTATTTGAACATTTATTTTCCCGAGCGCAGAAAATACCTGGTAAAACAGACCGGTTTAACCATCATCCCAACATTTATATTAACCGGATTGCTGATTGCGATTTTTGCTTATGCTTTAATGGTGATTATGCGCCAGAAAAAGCTGTCGAACATTAAAAACGACTTTATTAATAACATGACGCACGAGTTGAAAACGCCAATTTCAACCATTTCGCTGGCTAGCCAAATGTTGCAAGACGGCAGTGTTACAAATACGCCTTCGATTATTGCACATGTATCAAACGTTATTAACCAGGAAAGCAAGCGTTTGGGTTTTCAGGTAGAAAAAGTATTGCAGATGGCAGTTTTTAACGAAGGACGTTTAAAATTAAAATTCAGAGAGTTTGATGTAAATAAGATGGTAAAAACAGTAACCGCTAACTTCGAGTTGAGGGTTAACAATAAAAACGGAACACTTCATACCGAAATTTCAGCAGATAGGGCACATATTAAAGGAGATGAGGTGCATATTACAAATGTTATTTTTAACTTGCTTGACAATGCCATGAAATACAGCAAAGAAATACCTGAGATTTGGGTGAAGACTGAAAATCGAAAAGATCAGGTTCTTATTTCTGTTCAGGATAATGGCATTGGAATTGCTAAAGAACATCAAGATCAGATTTTTGATCGCTTTTACCGGGTGCCAACAGGAAATGTACACGATGTAAAAGGATTCGGTCTGGGATTAAGTTATGTGAAGAAGATTATCGACCTTCACAACGGAACAATAAAAGTTGAAAGTGCATTGAATAAAGGAACAACGTTTAAAATATATTTCCCACAAATAAGTAATTAA
- the purN gene encoding phosphoribosylglycinamide formyltransferase: MEQKRIAVFASGSGTNAENIFKYFLGNEKIKIDSLWSNKSDAYALVRAKKHGVETFVFNRAQFYNTNEIVETLRNRKVNVIVLAGFLWLIPDNLIENFTIINIHPALLPRYGGKGMYGMYVHKAVVENKETHSGITIHYVNQHYDEGKIIFQAKCKVLPGDTPEKVAEKVHELEYEHYPSVIEQALGGNNYENS; the protein is encoded by the coding sequence ATGGAACAAAAGAGGATTGCAGTCTTTGCTTCAGGGTCGGGAACCAATGCTGAGAATATTTTTAAGTACTTTCTTGGTAATGAAAAAATTAAGATCGATTCCTTGTGGTCAAACAAATCTGACGCCTATGCATTGGTAAGGGCAAAAAAGCATGGGGTAGAAACCTTTGTGTTTAATCGTGCCCAGTTCTATAATACCAATGAAATTGTTGAAACATTAAGAAATCGTAAAGTGAATGTTATCGTGCTGGCAGGTTTTTTGTGGCTCATCCCTGATAATCTGATTGAAAACTTCACAATCATTAATATTCATCCGGCTTTGCTGCCTAGATACGGAGGTAAAGGAATGTACGGAATGTACGTACACAAAGCTGTGGTTGAAAACAAAGAAACGCACTCGGGGATCACTATTCATTACGTAAATCAACATTACGATGAAGGAAAAATCATTTTTCAGGCAAAATGCAAAGTGTTACCCGGTGATACTCCGGAAAAGGTAGCAGAAAAAGTACATGAGCTGGAATACGAACATTATCCCTCGGTTATTGAACAGGCCTTAGGTGGTAATAACTATGAAAATAGCTAA
- a CDS encoding acyl carrier protein: MSDVAAKVKAIIVDKLGVDESEVTTEASFTNDLGADSLDTVELIMEFEKEFDLAIPDDEAEKISTVGEAVAHIEAAL; the protein is encoded by the coding sequence ATGTCTGACGTTGCAGCAAAAGTAAAAGCAATAATCGTTGATAAATTAGGTGTTGACGAAAGTGAAGTAACTACAGAAGCATCTTTCACTAACGACCTTGGTGCTGATTCACTTGACACAGTTGAATTGATTATGGAATTTGAGAAAGAATTTGATCTTGCTATTCCAGACGATGAGGCAGAAAAAATTTCTACAGTAGGTGAAGCAGTTGCTCACATTGAAGCTGCCCTCTAA